One Desulfosalsimonas propionicica DNA window includes the following coding sequences:
- the rpsR gene encoding 30S ribosomal protein S18 yields the protein MAVMNKRRFFHRRKVCRFCADSKLAIDYKDPGMLKYFITERGKIIPRRISGTCAKHQRHLATAIKRARKIALLPYVGTSDL from the coding sequence ATGGCTGTAATGAACAAAAGACGATTTTTCCATCGCCGCAAAGTCTGCCGTTTCTGTGCTGACAGCAAACTGGCAATCGATTATAAAGATCCGGGAATGCTCAAATATTTTATCACTGAGCGGGGCAAAATCATCCCCCGCCGGATTTCCGGAACATGCGCCAAGCATCAGCGGCATTTGGCCACTGCCATCAAGCGGGCCCGCAAAATCGCCCTGCTTCCGTACGTGGGCACATCAGACCTGTAA
- the rpsF gene encoding 30S ribosomal protein S6 — protein MNHYENIVIIDADVGQDDKKALMERLEEQMNRRNGVLIELDDWGTRKLAYEIGKKRQGQYVRIDFCGNGEVVSAMERTLVHDQRVLRFMTIRLEENVDAESLKAAKEPQQAAAESPAETDTSEAEATQTPQAAAVPEEQAEPAAEEKE, from the coding sequence ATGAACCATTACGAAAACATTGTGATTATTGACGCCGATGTCGGACAAGACGACAAGAAGGCGTTGATGGAGCGCCTGGAAGAGCAGATGAACCGGCGAAACGGCGTTTTGATCGAACTCGATGACTGGGGTACGCGCAAGCTGGCCTATGAAATCGGGAAAAAACGGCAGGGCCAGTATGTGCGCATCGATTTCTGCGGCAACGGCGAGGTTGTCAGCGCCATGGAGCGCACGCTGGTACACGACCAGCGGGTGCTGCGTTTTATGACCATCCGGCTGGAAGAAAACGTGGATGCAGAAAGCCTGAAGGCAGCAAAAGAGCCGCAGCAGGCCGCTGCTGAAAGTCCGGCCGAAACCGATACGTCCGAAGCCGAAGCCACCCAAACCCCCCAGGCGGCTGCCGTACCTGAAGAGCAGGCCGAGCCGGCAGCAGAAGAAAAGGAGTAG
- a CDS encoding YcbK family protein, translating to MRRRGISGVLCVHNIHTGESLRIRYLDDQGNWIAGAREKLDQIFRCHYNGTVKPIEPSLYLLIDRIHTRLGAGRRPVQLISGYRSPEYNRLLRSRSSGVAKNSYHLKAMAADIHISGINDRRLYQAAREIKAGGAGSYSEFVHVDVGPVRFW from the coding sequence ATGCGCCGCCGCGGAATTTCAGGTGTTCTTTGCGTGCACAATATCCATACCGGAGAATCGCTTCGCATCCGGTATCTCGACGATCAGGGAAACTGGATTGCCGGGGCCCGGGAAAAATTGGACCAAATCTTTCGCTGTCACTACAACGGCACGGTCAAACCCATTGAGCCATCGTTGTATCTTTTAATCGATCGGATCCACACCCGCCTTGGGGCCGGCCGCCGGCCCGTCCAACTGATTTCGGGCTACCGGTCCCCGGAGTATAACCGCCTTCTGCGTTCCAGGAGCAGCGGAGTGGCCAAAAACAGCTATCATTTAAAGGCCATGGCCGCAGACATTCATATCAGCGGCATTAATGACCGACGCTTGTACCAAGCCGCCAGGGAAATAAAGGCCGGCGGGGCAGGCAGCTATTCCGAATTTGTGCATGTTGATGTGGGGCCAGTGCGCTTCTGGTAG
- a CDS encoding L,D-transpeptidase family protein: MKPISRYLSKAFVVFLVMHLTAGFTESGAARISANLENYLSAGTQARRFWIGCAPVSVRQEIAQVYEGRGYQPVWVDENGLSDTGRAVIEAAGKAGRHGLLPDDYYHGCLSEWQKRLASREPDRFAARNLAAMDIMISHAFFKYADHLAHGKVDPLAVYSSEVIEYPEKNETQKILGFLADMKTPGDVRQAIKALAPAGAGYKAAAARAAHLEKRMKSGAQVRMDDGEVLQKGDKSPGVLQLRQILAAEGDLKKTEKSSLSPVFDAELEKALMGFQKRHGLGADGVAGRKTMAALNWPLYDRLQTIRANLERRRWLPRKLRQRRIVINSAGFELNAWENQDRVLKMRVMAGTKTEMTPILSKDMARLVINPYWNVPSGILEKKVLPKIKNNPDYFAENHFELLSGWQSHDTRVSPEAINWSDVYIRNFPGRLRQKPGPWNALGQIKFIFPNRFSIYLHDTPEQHLFQRRVRAFSSGCIRVEKPVELALFILKTNPLWDRSRIEKIIESGETTAVRVHDRIAVHLVYRTFWVSPQGVVNYREDVYELDQALAKALDSQ; the protein is encoded by the coding sequence ATGAAACCAATCAGCCGTTACCTTTCAAAAGCATTTGTTGTTTTTCTGGTGATGCACCTGACTGCAGGGTTTACAGAATCCGGAGCCGCAAGGATTTCAGCGAACCTGGAAAATTATTTGAGTGCCGGCACACAAGCCCGCAGATTCTGGATCGGGTGTGCGCCGGTTTCGGTGCGGCAGGAAATTGCACAGGTTTATGAAGGCCGGGGATACCAGCCGGTCTGGGTGGATGAAAACGGGCTTTCGGATACGGGCCGGGCGGTCATAGAAGCCGCGGGCAAGGCCGGCCGCCACGGACTGCTGCCGGATGACTATTATCACGGATGTCTTTCCGAGTGGCAAAAAAGGCTGGCATCCCGGGAGCCCGACCGTTTTGCCGCACGAAACCTGGCGGCCATGGACATCATGATTTCCCATGCGTTTTTCAAATATGCAGACCATTTGGCCCACGGGAAAGTCGATCCCCTTGCCGTATATTCCAGTGAGGTGATTGAATACCCGGAGAAAAATGAAACCCAAAAAATCCTGGGTTTTCTGGCGGATATGAAAACACCCGGTGATGTGCGCCAGGCCATAAAGGCACTGGCCCCGGCCGGAGCCGGTTACAAGGCGGCCGCAGCCCGGGCTGCACATCTTGAAAAGCGCATGAAATCCGGTGCGCAGGTGCGCATGGACGACGGAGAAGTGCTTCAAAAGGGCGACAAATCGCCCGGGGTTTTGCAGCTGCGCCAAATCCTGGCCGCAGAAGGCGATCTTAAAAAAACGGAGAAAAGCAGCCTGTCGCCTGTTTTTGATGCTGAACTGGAAAAAGCCCTCATGGGATTTCAAAAGCGCCACGGCCTTGGTGCAGACGGGGTGGCGGGCAGAAAGACCATGGCGGCGCTCAACTGGCCCCTATACGACCGGCTGCAAACCATTCGCGCCAACCTGGAACGCCGGCGGTGGCTGCCCCGAAAACTCCGCCAGCGTCGCATTGTCATCAATTCAGCCGGGTTTGAACTCAATGCCTGGGAAAATCAGGACCGCGTATTGAAAATGCGCGTGATGGCAGGCACAAAAACCGAGATGACCCCGATTTTGAGCAAGGACATGGCGCGCTTGGTGATCAATCCTTACTGGAACGTGCCGTCCGGGATTCTGGAAAAAAAGGTGCTCCCCAAAATCAAAAACAACCCGGACTATTTTGCCGAAAATCATTTTGAACTCCTCAGCGGATGGCAGTCCCATGACACCCGTGTGAGCCCGGAGGCCATCAACTGGTCAGACGTTTATATCCGTAATTTCCCGGGGCGCCTGCGCCAGAAGCCCGGCCCCTGGAACGCACTGGGCCAAATCAAATTCATCTTTCCCAACAGATTTAGCATTTATCTCCACGACACCCCGGAACAGCATCTTTTTCAGCGGCGGGTGCGGGCGTTTAGCAGCGGCTGCATCCGGGTGGAAAAACCCGTGGAACTGGCGCTTTTTATTCTAAAAACCAACCCGTTATGGGACCGGTCACGCATAGAAAAGATCATCGAAAGCGGGGAAACCACAGCTGTGCGCGTCCACGACCGGATTGCGGTTCACCTGGTCTACCGGACCTTCTGGGTCAGCCCGCAGGGCGTTGTCAATTACCGGGAGGATGTGTACGAACTCGACCAGGCGCTGGCAAAAGCCCTGGATTCACAATAA
- a CDS encoding tyrosine-type recombinase/integrase, giving the protein MSIRQIADKKFQIDISQGRTGKRIRFVFEGSEEEARIAEVKAKKQLGKTARDSHLINEIAPDYLEHVRLHQSARTYRDKKRMIYGQILGFFGNYHFDFINNTIVGSYKTKRLEETKGRKIHRQINLELLTLSAMWKWAYENNRCVDEPVKIQKLPYRRPEPDTLTRAEVQKILKHANPFHRAMIGCLYYAGLRMNEVFDLETRHINLDGRFIRAKGKGGYERLVPMADKLYEMLAGQVECRRLCGFNHLFPSLRNAGAKATDMRRGLWGAMKRAGIKKRVTPHMFRHSFATHMLEAGKDLRTIQELLGHKEVSTTQIYTHVALNRKKDAIGSL; this is encoded by the coding sequence ATGTCCATCCGGCAGATTGCAGACAAAAAATTCCAGATCGACATCTCCCAGGGCCGCACGGGCAAGCGGATCCGTTTCGTGTTTGAAGGATCAGAGGAAGAAGCCCGCATTGCAGAAGTAAAGGCCAAAAAGCAGCTTGGCAAAACCGCGCGGGACTCCCACCTGATCAATGAAATCGCGCCCGATTATCTGGAACACGTCCGGCTGCACCAGTCCGCCCGCACCTACCGGGATAAAAAAAGAATGATATACGGCCAGATCCTTGGCTTTTTCGGCAACTACCATTTCGACTTCATCAATAACACCATCGTGGGGTCTTACAAGACCAAGCGCCTTGAAGAAACCAAGGGCCGAAAAATCCACCGGCAAATAAACCTGGAATTGCTCACCCTGTCCGCCATGTGGAAATGGGCTTATGAAAACAACAGGTGTGTGGATGAGCCTGTAAAAATACAGAAGCTGCCCTATAGGCGGCCAGAGCCCGACACCCTCACCAGGGCCGAGGTCCAAAAGATTCTGAAGCACGCCAACCCGTTTCACCGGGCCATGATCGGGTGTCTCTATTATGCCGGGCTGCGGATGAACGAAGTCTTTGACCTGGAGACCCGGCACATAAACCTGGACGGCAGGTTCATCCGGGCCAAAGGCAAGGGCGGCTATGAACGCCTGGTGCCCATGGCGGATAAGCTTTATGAAATGCTGGCCGGCCAGGTGGAATGCAGAAGGCTTTGCGGCTTTAACCACCTGTTTCCATCACTGAGAAATGCCGGTGCAAAGGCCACGGATATGCGGCGGGGCCTCTGGGGCGCCATGAAACGCGCCGGAATCAAAAAGCGGGTGACGCCTCACATGTTCCGGCATTCGTTTGCCACACACATGCTCGAGGCAGGAAAGGACCTCAGAACCATTCAGGAGCTTTTGGGCCACAAGGAAGTGAGCACCACACAGATTTATACCCACGTGGCCCTGAATCGGAAAAAGGATGCGATCGGGTCGTTGTGA
- a CDS encoding restriction endonuclease subunit S has product MITQKNLVQMLKHLGFTKKKQSYIKHFIEHDAYLRVDLEQEEIFYPEDKGIIITDRQICNFSANENFVVLECVHRLLAKGYKPKHMELEPKWKVGHGASGGRADILIKDNKGKSLLIIECKTAGREHARAWRQTLQNGGQLFSYVQQDRSTQFICLYSADFIDGELFFTNHIITLKDNEKLLEEKKHSQPLSYKESGGADELFRAWAETYSKDFATKGIFEDDIPAYEIGKHHFSLKDLKSISSNDIQGKYHEFATILRQHNVSGHENAFDKLVNLFLCKIVDEANNPDNLKFYWKGIAYDSHFDLQDRLQLLYKAGMKEFLGEEVTYIDNAAIDDAFRFFKNDPDATRDTIKQYFRELKFYTNNDFAFIDVHNEKLFYQNAEVLLKIVRMLQDIHLKTDEQNQFLGDMFEGFLDQGIKQSEGQFFTPMPIVKFILSSLPVEKLIIEHEQPPNVIDYACGAGHFLNEYAMRIAPVVKQKKTDPLQNYYAAVRGVEKEYRLSKVAKVSAFMYGQNDIDIIYNDALSDNDKAKDACFSLLVSNPPYSVKGFLETLSPSDRERFELTKCVDEKSYASNNSIETFFLERAKQLLKPDGVAGIILPISILSKGSIRATAKKRNIYVTAREILLKYFDIVAITEFGSGTFGKTGTHTITLFLHRRKEDPAPALHYKNRIESWFSGYDDKSVVFKDEHFLRKYCNLLEYQLDDYKSLLKGYPNKTLLDTDVFKAYRKDFENFAETKYRKKQKTFKNLSKKDQQDEMEGKFITYIQNIEKEKLYYFILTSLNPTQTVIVRSPSSNAEMKKFLGYEWSSAKGNEGIKYLGGQTVTIEKDEEGEEVLEQDDKRVLENLLNLDNIQTPLYDPGNLSNPEKINSLIRANFNGETVHIPEELNDYVTTAWLTDMLDFSRKEFNKAISLTPKKASMVESKWELVKLDEIAEIVSGGTPNTSTSTYWENGDICWASLVDTKKKYLTDTERKITKEGLENSSAKLLPVNSVLFSSRATIGEISINKVPTATNQGFKNFVCKGDKIHYEYLYEVLAYCTEKIQNLVDSGTKYKEVNTTAIKNFKIPLPPFEVQGQIVTECKEVDKEAKQAQEEIGRAEAGIEEILSDWLDKGYFIKKIEEISVTNPSKKEISDIGDEVIVSFVEMSSLGKGFIAHKEDRPLNDLRKGTYTYFREEDIIIAKITPCMENGKCAVAKGLARGIGFGSTEFHVIRTDQNRALPEYVFAFLNREVVRKQAEAQMTGSSGHRRVPISFYEQFTIPLPGDLETQKTLIRQIQKHKDAIKEAKEILENCEKRKGEILQKYL; this is encoded by the coding sequence ATGATAACCCAGAAAAACCTCGTGCAGATGCTCAAGCACCTTGGTTTTACCAAGAAAAAACAAAGCTATATCAAACACTTTATTGAACACGACGCATATCTTAGAGTGGACCTTGAGCAAGAAGAAATCTTCTATCCTGAGGATAAAGGCATAATTATAACCGACCGACAAATCTGCAATTTCAGCGCCAATGAAAATTTCGTTGTTCTTGAATGCGTACACCGCCTACTGGCAAAGGGTTATAAACCTAAACACATGGAGTTGGAACCTAAATGGAAGGTTGGCCACGGAGCAAGCGGAGGGCGTGCCGATATCCTTATCAAAGATAACAAGGGCAAATCTCTTTTAATTATTGAATGCAAAACCGCTGGGAGAGAACACGCAAGGGCTTGGAGGCAAACCCTGCAGAACGGAGGGCAATTATTCTCTTATGTCCAACAAGATAGAAGCACACAATTCATATGCCTATACTCTGCTGATTTTATTGATGGAGAGCTCTTTTTTACCAACCATATAATCACCCTAAAAGATAACGAAAAACTTCTGGAAGAAAAAAAGCACAGTCAACCCCTTTCCTATAAAGAATCAGGAGGAGCGGATGAGCTCTTCCGTGCTTGGGCAGAGACCTACAGCAAGGACTTTGCCACCAAAGGTATTTTTGAAGACGACATACCAGCCTATGAGATAGGGAAGCACCATTTTTCACTAAAAGACCTGAAATCCATTAGCAGTAATGACATCCAGGGGAAATACCACGAATTTGCTACCATACTAAGGCAACATAACGTATCTGGGCATGAAAATGCCTTTGATAAGCTGGTAAATCTTTTCTTGTGCAAAATTGTTGACGAAGCAAACAATCCCGACAACCTTAAATTTTACTGGAAGGGAATCGCCTATGACAGCCATTTTGACCTTCAGGATCGCCTTCAGCTCTTATATAAAGCGGGGATGAAAGAATTCTTAGGTGAAGAGGTTACCTATATTGATAATGCTGCAATTGACGATGCATTTCGTTTCTTCAAAAACGATCCAGACGCTACACGGGACACGATCAAGCAATACTTTCGTGAATTAAAATTTTATACCAATAATGATTTCGCCTTCATCGACGTGCATAATGAAAAGCTGTTTTATCAGAATGCAGAGGTCTTGTTAAAAATCGTAAGAATGCTTCAGGACATCCACCTAAAAACAGATGAACAGAACCAGTTTCTAGGTGATATGTTCGAAGGCTTTCTGGACCAGGGAATTAAACAAAGTGAAGGGCAGTTCTTCACCCCAATGCCCATCGTTAAGTTCATTCTTTCATCCTTGCCTGTTGAGAAACTGATCATTGAGCATGAACAGCCCCCTAATGTCATAGATTATGCTTGCGGCGCTGGACATTTCCTCAATGAATATGCAATGCGAATCGCTCCTGTGGTGAAACAAAAAAAAACCGATCCTCTTCAAAATTATTATGCTGCAGTTAGAGGCGTTGAAAAAGAATACCGTCTATCAAAAGTAGCCAAAGTCTCTGCATTTATGTACGGCCAAAATGACATCGACATAATCTACAATGACGCGCTATCAGACAACGACAAAGCTAAGGATGCATGTTTTTCACTACTTGTTTCCAATCCGCCATATAGTGTCAAAGGTTTTCTGGAAACCCTTTCTCCCTCGGATAGGGAACGCTTCGAATTAACCAAGTGCGTTGATGAAAAGAGCTATGCCAGTAACAACAGTATAGAGACTTTTTTTCTCGAAAGGGCAAAACAATTACTTAAGCCTGATGGTGTCGCAGGAATTATTCTGCCTATTTCCATTTTGTCCAAGGGCAGCATCAGGGCTACAGCGAAAAAACGCAATATTTATGTAACTGCTCGGGAAATTCTTTTAAAATACTTCGATATCGTGGCAATTACAGAGTTTGGGAGCGGCACGTTCGGGAAAACAGGCACACACACTATAACCCTATTCTTACACCGCAGAAAAGAAGACCCCGCTCCCGCCCTCCATTACAAGAACAGAATTGAAAGCTGGTTTAGTGGTTATGATGATAAAAGCGTAGTTTTTAAAGACGAACACTTTCTTCGCAAATATTGCAACCTTTTAGAATATCAACTAGATGATTATAAATCACTGCTCAAAGGATACCCCAACAAAACACTTCTTGATACGGACGTATTCAAGGCATATCGCAAAGACTTTGAAAATTTTGCAGAAACAAAATATAGAAAGAAACAAAAAACTTTCAAAAATTTAAGCAAAAAAGACCAACAGGATGAAATGGAAGGAAAATTCATAACTTATATCCAAAACATTGAAAAAGAAAAGCTCTATTACTTTATTCTTACAAGTCTTAACCCTACCCAAACTGTGATAGTGCGGTCACCATCCAGCAATGCAGAAATGAAAAAATTTCTTGGCTATGAATGGAGCAGCGCCAAAGGGAACGAAGGGATAAAATACTTAGGCGGCCAGACCGTCACGATTGAAAAGGATGAAGAAGGCGAGGAGGTCTTAGAGCAAGATGACAAGAGAGTGCTGGAAAATCTGCTTAATTTAGATAATATTCAGACCCCACTCTATGATCCGGGGAATTTATCAAACCCAGAAAAAATAAACAGCCTGATCCGCGCTAACTTCAACGGGGAAACAGTCCATATACCAGAGGAACTAAACGATTATGTTACAACAGCTTGGTTGACGGACATGCTTGATTTTTCGCGCAAAGAATTCAATAAGGCCATTAGCTTAACCCCAAAGAAGGCTTCTATGGTTGAGAGCAAATGGGAGTTGGTAAAACTTGATGAAATCGCTGAAATAGTAAGTGGCGGTACTCCAAACACAAGCACATCTACCTATTGGGAAAATGGCGATATCTGTTGGGCATCTCTAGTTGATACTAAAAAAAAATACTTAACTGATACAGAAAGAAAAATAACGAAAGAAGGTCTGGAGAATAGTAGCGCAAAACTTCTCCCAGTGAATTCGGTTTTGTTTTCAAGTCGTGCAACCATTGGTGAAATATCGATTAATAAGGTCCCGACCGCTACAAATCAAGGTTTCAAAAACTTTGTTTGTAAAGGCGATAAGATACACTATGAATATCTGTATGAGGTACTTGCTTATTGCACCGAAAAGATACAAAATTTAGTTGATTCAGGAACCAAATATAAAGAAGTGAATACCACGGCAATTAAGAACTTCAAAATTCCTCTTCCTCCTTTCGAGGTCCAAGGACAAATTGTCACCGAATGCAAGGAAGTAGACAAAGAAGCAAAACAAGCGCAAGAAGAGATTGGTAGGGCAGAAGCAGGCATTGAAGAGATTTTATCGGATTGGCTCGACAAAGGTTATTTCATAAAAAAGATAGAGGAAATATCAGTTACCAATCCATCTAAGAAAGAAATCTCAGACATCGGGGATGAAGTAATAGTCTCGTTTGTTGAAATGTCCTCACTTGGCAAAGGCTTTATCGCCCATAAAGAAGACAGGCCGCTAAATGACCTGAGAAAAGGCACTTACACCTATTTCAGGGAAGAAGATATTATTATAGCCAAGATTACCCCCTGTATGGAAAATGGGAAATGTGCAGTTGCTAAGGGCCTGGCAAGAGGCATTGGTTTTGGTAGTACTGAATTTCATGTAATTCGAACAGACCAAAATAGGGCCCTGCCTGAATATGTATTTGCCTTTTTGAATCGTGAGGTAGTTAGAAAACAAGCTGAAGCCCAAATGACGGGCTCCAGCGGCCACAGAAGAGTCCCGATTTCCTTTTATGAACAGTTCACCATACCACTGCCCGGTGATCTTGAGACGCAGAAAACTCTAATCAGGCAAATTCAAAAACACAAGGATGCCATTAAGGAGGCAAAAGAAATCTTGGAAAACTGCGAGAAACGTAAGGGTGAAATTCTTCAGAAGTATCTGTAA
- a CDS encoding GIY-YIG nuclease family protein produces MKGKGQTLQAATIKIFLAHGSPTGLRTAEISNWSGKAITAPRTEFSSLLKREELANPGIYFLTGVDPDTGDDAIYIGEAEKVAGRIKGHANKDFWNSVVVFVSKDENLTKAHTRYLEGKLIEMAQEIGASKVINSQTSGARLPESDSADMDIFLEKCLQLLPVLGVNSFKATVDKATEEEDILYCKIKGLTAKGKRTSSGFVVFSGSKAVLEHRPSSTRFKAKREELMEKGILEKQNNHLVFTKDVEFGSPSTAASIVRGGNSNGLTSWKDANGKKLGQIEEEKT; encoded by the coding sequence TTGAAAGGCAAAGGCCAAACATTGCAGGCAGCGACCATTAAAATATTCCTGGCACATGGCAGTCCCACCGGCCTAAGAACCGCCGAAATCTCAAACTGGTCAGGCAAAGCCATCACAGCCCCGAGAACCGAGTTTTCCAGCCTGCTGAAAAGAGAGGAACTGGCAAATCCGGGAATTTATTTTCTCACCGGTGTGGACCCGGATACAGGCGACGATGCCATATACATTGGCGAAGCCGAAAAAGTGGCGGGCAGAATCAAGGGGCACGCGAATAAGGATTTCTGGAATTCAGTGGTGGTTTTTGTTTCAAAGGATGAAAACCTTACCAAGGCCCATACCCGATACCTGGAGGGCAAACTTATTGAAATGGCTCAGGAGATTGGGGCATCGAAAGTGATTAACTCACAGACCAGCGGGGCCAGGCTGCCGGAATCAGACAGCGCAGATATGGATATATTCCTTGAAAAATGCCTTCAACTCCTGCCTGTACTGGGTGTAAACAGCTTCAAAGCAACCGTTGATAAGGCCACGGAAGAAGAAGATATCCTTTATTGCAAAATAAAGGGCCTGACAGCCAAAGGCAAAAGAACATCCAGCGGCTTTGTTGTTTTTTCCGGCTCCAAAGCCGTGCTCGAACACCGGCCATCTTCAACCCGGTTCAAAGCCAAACGGGAAGAATTGATGGAGAAAGGGATCCTGGAAAAACAGAATAATCATCTTGTTTTCACCAAAGATGTTGAGTTCGGTTCCCCAAGCACGGCGGCCAGCATTGTCCGTGGCGGCAACTCCAATGGATTAACAAGCTGGAAAGATGCAAACGGCAAAAAATTGGGGCAAATAGAGGAAGAGAAAACCTAA